A genomic stretch from Cloacibacterium caeni includes:
- a CDS encoding NUDIX hydrolase produces the protein MKLDDSKNKMTLQELIDTKNFINQLSVDCAIFGFHDNSLKILLLKYHELNLWAIPGGFIFEDEHLDDAAHRILYERTHLEDVYLQQFYAFGGIDRTEKNNPHRQLLANKGIETDKDHWINKRFVTVGYYALIDYTLSHTFPDAFNETCAWFDVHDLPEMAFDHKEIIEQGLEHLRKTLDYDIVGSNLLPEKFTMKDLQNLYEAILGEKFRRNNFQRKMLSLNILDRHEKLFSGSANKAPYLYSFKKK, from the coding sequence ATGAAACTTGACGACTCTAAAAATAAGATGACCCTACAAGAATTGATTGATACCAAAAACTTTATTAATCAATTATCTGTAGACTGTGCAATCTTTGGCTTTCACGACAATTCTTTAAAAATTTTATTGCTTAAATATCACGAACTCAATCTTTGGGCGATTCCTGGAGGTTTCATCTTCGAAGATGAACATCTAGACGATGCTGCACACAGAATTTTATATGAAAGAACTCATTTAGAAGACGTTTATTTGCAACAGTTCTACGCATTCGGTGGAATAGACAGAACCGAAAAAAACAATCCGCACCGTCAATTATTAGCTAACAAAGGAATAGAAACAGATAAAGACCACTGGATTAATAAGCGATTTGTAACTGTAGGCTATTATGCGTTGATAGATTATACCTTATCTCATACCTTCCCAGATGCGTTCAATGAAACTTGCGCTTGGTTTGATGTACATGATTTACCAGAGATGGCTTTTGACCATAAAGAAATCATTGAACAAGGCTTAGAACATCTTAGAAAAACCCTAGACTATGACATAGTAGGAAGCAACCTACTGCCAGAAAAATTCACCATGAAAGATTTGCAAAATCTGTATGAAGCCATCTTGGGAGAAAAATTCAGAAGAAACAACTTTCAGCGTAAAATGCTCAGCTTAAATATTTTAGACAGACACGAAAAACTTTTTAGCGGTTCTGCAAATAAGGCACCTTATCTTTATTCTTTTAAGAAAAAATAA
- a CDS encoding site-specific integrase: MKIVFELRKEKIAQNGLIPIQLVLRHDGKRIRKNTGFSVLESHWNGHRVKPNLKKEPNNNYEITNNELQLIEEKVNKLFLFLKGNDIPFSVEKFNEIFEKKEEPSDNKFDFFSCFKEYIEKGKLTKTPNTIKGQMTVKNYLDYFCKENEYSISFENIDDAFFEHLRDYSYETKKMKQNYFAKVIKVLKSFLNWATEKGYNTNREFEKFRAAEHDIDIVYLSFDELMKLYEKDFDNDRLSHVRDFYCMGCFTGLRFSDLSKLHLANISEDHIVLSIQKTKTQNHAIKLNKYAKAILEKYKGTIYEPLPIISSQKFNEYIKECCELAEITQSFTIHWFVGNKKKSLTQPKCKFITSHTARKTFITNSLLLGMEPKAIKKIANIKKDAVLDKYMKVTEAFTDEQMDKAWG, from the coding sequence ATGAAGATAGTTTTTGAATTAAGAAAAGAAAAAATAGCTCAAAATGGTTTAATTCCAATTCAACTCGTTCTAAGACACGATGGAAAAAGAATCAGAAAAAACACTGGATTTTCTGTTTTAGAAAGCCATTGGAATGGACATAGAGTTAAACCCAACCTTAAAAAAGAACCTAACAACAATTATGAAATAACAAATAATGAGTTACAATTAATTGAAGAAAAAGTAAACAAGTTATTTCTTTTTTTAAAGGGTAATGATATTCCTTTTTCAGTCGAAAAATTCAATGAAATATTTGAAAAAAAAGAAGAACCTTCGGATAATAAATTTGATTTCTTTTCTTGCTTTAAAGAATACATTGAAAAAGGAAAACTAACAAAAACACCAAATACAATAAAGGGACAAATGACTGTAAAAAATTATTTGGACTACTTTTGTAAAGAAAATGAATATTCGATTTCATTTGAAAATATTGACGATGCTTTTTTTGAACATTTGAGAGACTATTCTTACGAAACCAAAAAAATGAAACAAAATTATTTTGCTAAAGTAATTAAGGTTTTAAAGTCATTTTTAAATTGGGCAACTGAAAAAGGATATAACACGAATCGAGAGTTTGAAAAATTCAGAGCAGCTGAACACGACATTGATATTGTTTATCTATCATTTGATGAGCTTATGAAACTTTATGAAAAAGACTTTGATAATGATAGACTATCCCATGTCCGAGACTTCTATTGTATGGGTTGTTTTACAGGATTAAGATTTTCCGATTTGTCGAAATTACACTTAGCAAATATTTCTGAAGATCATATTGTACTTTCTATTCAGAAAACGAAAACCCAAAACCACGCCATTAAACTCAATAAATATGCAAAAGCTATTTTGGAAAAATACAAAGGGACAATCTATGAACCGTTACCTATAATTTCATCACAAAAATTCAACGAATACATCAAGGAATGTTGTGAATTGGCAGAAATCACACAATCATTTACCATTCATTGGTTTGTTGGGAATAAGAAAAAATCTTTAACACAACCAAAATGTAAATTCATTACAAGCCACACCGCAAGAAAAACATTCATAACCAATTCTCTACTTTTAGGAATGGAACCGAAAGCCATTAAAAAAATTGCAAACATCAAAAAAGATGCAGTTTTGGACAAATATATGAAAGTAACAGAGGCTTTTACAGACGAACAAATGGATAAAGCCTGGGGATAA
- a CDS encoding nucleotidyl transferase AbiEii/AbiGii toxin family protein translates to MYNKAINIGVVAEVAEGLQQYREQVVFVGGAVISLYTDDPAADEIRPTKDIDFTINIVNVGEFHKTIEELGKLGFHPDPYGTSICSYTYKKYPVDIIPAEDNAFGSTNRWYKIGFEDLWKVKAKNQEIYILSAPCFLATKFEAFNSRGKDYRTSHDIEDIIYIIDNRISIVDEIAKCDERILEFIKSELQKIIDKGLLEELLQTHIHPLIIDERIEIVKEKINSIMNA, encoded by the coding sequence TTGTATAATAAGGCTATAAATATAGGAGTTGTTGCGGAAGTAGCGGAAGGTTTACAACAATATAGGGAGCAAGTAGTGTTCGTCGGTGGAGCTGTTATCAGTCTTTATACAGATGACCCAGCAGCTGACGAAATACGTCCCACGAAAGACATTGATTTTACAATTAATATCGTTAATGTAGGAGAATTTCACAAAACAATCGAGGAATTGGGAAAATTAGGTTTTCATCCAGACCCTTATGGAACATCTATTTGCAGTTACACATACAAAAAATATCCAGTAGATATAATTCCTGCCGAAGACAACGCCTTTGGTTCAACCAATCGCTGGTATAAAATAGGTTTTGAAGACTTATGGAAAGTGAAAGCAAAAAATCAGGAAATTTACATCTTATCAGCACCTTGTTTTCTTGCAACAAAGTTTGAAGCATTCAATAGTAGGGGAAAAGATTACAGAACCAGCCATGATATTGAGGACATTATCTACATCATTGATAACAGAATCAGCATTGTAGATGAAATAGCAAAGTGCGATGAGAGAATTTTAGAATTTATTAAATCTGAATTGCAAAAAATCATTGATAAAGGTCTTTTAGAAGAACTCTTGCAAACACATATACACCCATTGATTATTGATGAAAGGATTGAAATTGTAAAAGAAAAAATCAACAGCATTATGAATGCCTGA
- a CDS encoding helix-turn-helix domain-containing protein, which yields MSVQLYSHTKADLEKAVEIILKKATDFTLPVKKAEEQPEDLISQIEATKFLHISVPTIIDWRKNKSLPHYNFNGRYYYSKKELLEYGKNRRM from the coding sequence ATGTCAGTACAACTTTATTCCCACACCAAAGCAGATTTGGAAAAAGCGGTTGAAATTATTCTAAAAAAAGCAACCGACTTCACATTACCCGTTAAAAAAGCAGAAGAACAACCCGAAGATTTAATTTCTCAAATCGAAGCCACAAAATTTCTGCACATTTCTGTTCCGACCATTATTGACTGGCGGAAAAATAAGAGTCTGCCTCATTACAATTTTAATGGGCGATACTACTATTCTAAAAAGGAACTTTTGGAATACGGAAAAAACCGAAGAATGTAA
- a CDS encoding primase-helicase family protein, which produces MNKKIPYLRVGTTYYKTIEKPLISGDKISILFRWNRETIISDCGKNYLSQIPKYDGFCCIPSHLNYEKIIEGFYNMYNEIPHQPIGESLNSDALKEKIQFSLNFMEHIFGEQLELGLDYIKILLEKPTQMLPILCLVSKERSTGKSTFIKWLKSIFGLNMTYIKGDSFSSQFNSDWASMLIVAIDEVFFDKKEITERLKYLSTTDKDKKEAKGKDREEVEFFGKFILCSNNEDNFIQIDEEEIRFWIIKVKSIKTENTEFLQNLIKEIPYFLRYLIQRSFCSQKQTRMWFTDSEIRTKALQKLVWKNNNKLESKIIELLYEFFESTEENEIQVIPQDILNMLNRMFKNQYWTINDVRKILKEIWKLEPQNNSLAYIKYDIDYSGNFYLNNKTGRYFTIKRDFILQKFDEMMN; this is translated from the coding sequence ATGAACAAAAAAATTCCCTATTTACGAGTAGGCACAACATACTACAAAACCATAGAAAAACCATTAATTTCAGGTGATAAAATTTCCATTTTGTTTCGATGGAATCGGGAAACCATTATCAGCGACTGTGGAAAAAATTATCTTTCACAAATTCCAAAATACGATGGCTTTTGTTGTATTCCAAGTCATCTGAATTATGAAAAAATAATCGAAGGGTTTTACAATATGTACAATGAAATCCCGCATCAACCGATTGGAGAAAGTCTAAATTCCGATGCTCTCAAAGAAAAAATTCAGTTTTCGCTGAACTTTATGGAACATATTTTCGGAGAACAGCTTGAGTTGGGTTTAGATTACATCAAAATCTTACTTGAAAAACCTACCCAAATGCTTCCGATTTTATGTTTGGTAAGTAAAGAACGTTCTACAGGAAAGTCTACCTTTATTAAATGGCTCAAATCCATTTTCGGGTTGAATATGACTTACATTAAAGGAGATTCTTTCAGCAGTCAATTCAATTCGGATTGGGCTTCAATGCTCATTGTAGCTATTGATGAAGTATTCTTTGACAAGAAAGAAATTACAGAAAGATTAAAATACCTTTCCACAACCGATAAAGATAAGAAAGAAGCGAAAGGAAAAGATCGTGAGGAAGTTGAATTTTTTGGAAAATTCATTCTTTGTTCCAACAATGAAGACAATTTTATTCAGATTGATGAAGAAGAAATTCGGTTCTGGATTATCAAAGTTAAATCTATAAAAACAGAGAATACTGAATTCCTTCAAAACCTAATTAAAGAAATTCCCTATTTCCTTCGCTATCTGATTCAAAGATCGTTCTGTAGCCAGAAACAAACCCGAATGTGGTTTACTGATTCTGAGATAAGAACAAAGGCGTTACAAAAATTGGTTTGGAAAAACAATAACAAACTTGAATCAAAAATTATTGAGCTCTTGTATGAGTTTTTTGAGAGTACCGAAGAAAATGAAATCCAAGTCATTCCGCAGGATATTTTGAATATGCTCAACCGAATGTTTAAAAATCAATATTGGACAATCAATGATGTGAGGAAAATCCTAAAAGAAATATGGAAACTTGAACCACAGAACAATTCTTTGGCTTATATCAAATACGATATTGATTACAGTGGAAATTTTTATCTAAATAATAAAACTGGTCGCTATTTCACGATAAAAAGAGATTTTATTCTTCAAAAATTTGATGAAATGATGAATTAA
- a CDS encoding toprim domain-containing protein has protein sequence MNCNQFNSIKLEEVLVSVGHHPTKQNEKEAWYLNPFSTETQASFKINKNLNYWYLHSEGIGGNNVDFMKKYLNASVKEVLEWAEKQNFSSFQQQNVIHSINSKPNYQITEIKKLQNEHLKSYLHQRGLSKVVYPLVKEIHFAIGEKKLYAIGFENFSGGWELRNSFYKGSLQKKDISIVNLNNENQNETGKRIVVFEGFMDALSFVEMKPFFIGDLLVMNSISLLNRTKEHLKIYSEIHLFLDNDKAGETCKNSILKSFPEAKNHSEIYALHKDLNDYLQFKNNTEIEKKQQIDLKSKQEQEESEIYQTYKRKR, from the coding sequence ATGAACTGCAACCAATTCAACTCTATAAAGTTGGAAGAAGTCCTCGTTTCAGTCGGACACCATCCAACAAAACAAAATGAAAAAGAAGCTTGGTATCTCAATCCTTTTTCCACAGAAACCCAAGCCTCTTTTAAAATTAATAAAAATCTGAATTATTGGTATTTACACTCCGAAGGAATTGGCGGAAACAATGTCGATTTTATGAAAAAATATCTAAACGCATCAGTAAAAGAAGTTTTAGAATGGGCAGAAAAGCAAAATTTTTCTTCTTTTCAACAGCAGAATGTTATTCATTCAATAAATTCAAAACCAAATTATCAAATCACCGAAATCAAAAAACTCCAAAACGAACATCTTAAAAGCTATCTTCATCAAAGAGGACTTTCAAAAGTAGTATATCCGTTAGTTAAAGAAATTCATTTTGCCATTGGAGAGAAAAAACTTTATGCTATAGGTTTTGAAAATTTTTCTGGAGGTTGGGAACTTAGAAATTCATTTTACAAAGGTTCATTACAGAAGAAAGATATTTCAATTGTAAATCTCAATAATGAAAATCAAAATGAAACAGGGAAAAGAATTGTCGTTTTTGAAGGATTTATGGATGCTTTGTCTTTTGTGGAGATGAAACCATTCTTCATTGGCGATTTGTTGGTAATGAATTCTATTTCATTGTTGAATAGAACCAAAGAACATTTAAAAATTTATTCCGAAATCCATTTGTTTTTAGACAATGACAAAGCAGGAGAAACTTGTAAAAATTCAATTCTGAAATCATTTCCCGAAGCCAAAAATCATTCTGAAATTTATGCTCTTCATAAAGATTTGAACGACTATTTACAATTCAAAAACAACACTGAAATCGAAAAAAAACAGCAGATAGACTTGAAATCAAAACAAGAACAAGAGGAAAGTGAAATATATCAAACTTACAAAAGAAAACGCTGA
- a CDS encoding restriction endonuclease subunit S, whose amino-acid sequence MQKIYKINDVAKIRSGMVVTKTTNRNEEKLTNTFVRLLTTSDFDDDGNLHREIQPNAMYKPIFEKNYLKAGEILFNAKGRRFFAMEFKEEFPHCIAGSTFLVLTITSDEILPNYLLWYLNHEETLKVFNAKIYTQTLPSISIKELADLEIAIPDLETQNNIVHLDQLKNKKLKIRKQLIELENQYINTLTYKKIK is encoded by the coding sequence ATGCAAAAAATTTACAAAATAAATGATGTCGCTAAAATCCGTTCTGGTATGGTAGTTACCAAAACCACCAACAGAAACGAAGAAAAGTTAACCAATACCTTTGTAAGATTATTGACAACTTCCGATTTTGATGACGATGGAAACCTGCACAGAGAAATTCAACCCAATGCAATGTACAAACCTATCTTTGAAAAGAACTATCTAAAAGCTGGTGAAATTCTCTTCAACGCAAAAGGAAGAAGGTTTTTTGCCATGGAATTCAAAGAAGAATTTCCACATTGTATTGCTGGTTCTACTTTTTTGGTTTTAACCATTACTTCAGATGAGATTCTCCCCAATTATTTACTTTGGTATCTCAATCATGAGGAGACTTTAAAAGTATTTAATGCTAAAATTTACACCCAAACTTTACCCTCTATTTCCATAAAAGAGTTAGCAGATTTAGAAATCGCAATTCCCGATTTGGAAACCCAAAATAACATAGTACATTTAGACCAATTAAAAAATAAAAAACTAAAAATCAGAAAACAATTAATAGAATTAGAAAACCAATACATCAATACTTTAACCTATAAAAAAATAAAATAA
- a CDS encoding type I restriction-modification system subunit M: MSHKITQKDVNNIVWKACDTFRGIIDPSQYKDYILTMLFLKYVTDVYNEKKAEYEEKYAGNQERVQRALERERFVVPQVSSFDYLYENRNSPKIGEMINHALAELEEANREKLGGHDGSNIFRNIDFNSSNLGDAKDKSTRLRNLLNDFKSLDLSQSHLENNDVIGGAYEFLIANFASDSGKKAGEFFTPAEVSTLLAKLTKSAPGSRIYDPTCGSGSLLIKAGREVGNNNFSLFGQEANGSTWALSVMNMYLHGYDNAIIRWGDTLRNPKHKEGDKLMLFDTVVANPPFSLDKWGAEELENDSYNRFWRGMPPKSKGDWAFISHMIESLNAHGKAGVVVPHGVLFRGAAEGRIRTEILNEDILEAVVGLPSNLFFGTGIPAAIIIFNREKKNKEKVLFIDASKDFVAGKNQNSLGENHINHIVDVFTDFHDNQKDAGVIEDKFAYIATLEEIKENDYNLNIPRYVDTYEEEAEIDLTEVQQKIEQLQSELAEVQKQMDEYLKLF; this comes from the coding sequence ATGAGCCATAAAATCACTCAAAAAGACGTAAACAACATTGTTTGGAAAGCGTGTGATACTTTCCGTGGAATTATAGACCCTTCGCAATACAAAGACTACATTCTTACCATGCTTTTCTTAAAATATGTAACTGATGTTTACAACGAGAAAAAAGCAGAATACGAAGAAAAATACGCAGGAAACCAAGAACGTGTACAGCGTGCTTTGGAGCGTGAACGTTTTGTAGTTCCCCAAGTTTCTAGCTTCGATTATCTCTACGAAAACAGGAACAGCCCGAAAATTGGTGAAATGATTAACCATGCATTGGCAGAATTAGAAGAAGCCAACCGTGAAAAATTAGGTGGGCATGATGGTTCTAATATTTTTAGAAATATAGATTTCAATTCTTCTAATTTAGGCGATGCCAAAGACAAAAGCACCAGATTAAGAAACTTACTAAATGATTTCAAATCTTTAGACCTTTCTCAATCTCATTTAGAGAACAACGATGTGATTGGCGGAGCTTACGAGTTTTTGATTGCCAACTTTGCTTCGGATTCTGGTAAAAAAGCTGGGGAATTTTTTACTCCAGCCGAAGTTTCTACGCTTTTAGCAAAACTCACCAAATCTGCTCCAGGTTCTAGAATCTACGACCCAACTTGTGGCTCTGGTTCTTTGCTCATAAAAGCAGGTAGAGAAGTTGGAAACAATAATTTTTCACTTTTTGGACAAGAAGCTAACGGTAGCACTTGGGCTTTATCTGTAATGAATATGTATTTGCATGGGTACGACAATGCTATTATTAGATGGGGAGATACTTTGCGAAATCCAAAACACAAAGAAGGAGATAAACTGATGCTGTTTGACACGGTAGTTGCCAATCCTCCATTTTCTTTAGACAAATGGGGAGCCGAAGAATTAGAAAACGACAGTTACAACCGTTTTTGGAGAGGAATGCCCCCAAAATCCAAAGGAGATTGGGCGTTTATTTCTCACATGATAGAATCATTAAATGCTCACGGAAAAGCGGGCGTAGTAGTTCCTCATGGAGTTCTGTTTCGGGGTGCTGCGGAAGGCAGAATACGCACCGAAATTTTGAACGAAGATATTTTGGAAGCGGTAGTAGGCTTACCATCAAACCTCTTTTTCGGAACAGGAATTCCTGCGGCGATTATCATCTTTAACCGTGAGAAAAAAAATAAAGAAAAAGTATTGTTTATAGATGCCAGCAAAGATTTCGTAGCGGGTAAAAACCAAAATTCTTTAGGCGAAAACCATATCAACCATATTGTAGATGTTTTTACCGATTTTCATGACAACCAGAAAGATGCAGGCGTTATAGAAGACAAGTTTGCCTATATTGCTACGTTAGAAGAGATAAAAGAAAACGATTACAACTTGAATATCCCAAGATATGTAGATACTTACGAAGAAGAAGCCGAAATAGACCTTACAGAAGTACAGCAAAAAATTGAGCAACTGCAAAGCGAATTGGCAGAAGTACAAAAACAAATGGACGAATATCTAAAATTGTTTTAA
- a CDS encoding RNA-binding domain-containing protein gives MNETDLKKLLEELVQQPQESEWIEFKHNFHSPEEIGERISALSNSACILNKEFGYLVFGIENNTHKILGTTFKAKSHKAKGNEELEMWLATRLNPRIDFQIYEFDYDNKHISFFVIPAAKTQPVEFLHQAYIRVGSFTKKLNEFADKQAKIWRNTGKPYELEIAQDGLSISDVIKLLSTETYFDLLKIPYPSDQKGVIEKLMDDNIIVKIHSKYAITNLGALLFAKELKDFESVERKSVRVIVYKGTNKVETEREQIGAKGYALGFEGLVTWINGQLPANEEIGKALRTESRMYPEIAIRELVGNLLIHQDLNSKGFPMIEIFKDRIEFTNPGEPIVNPDRFIDAYNSRNDKLADLMRRMGFCEEWVSAKKKALVWIKFFSTTNCINCHLLAYWW, from the coding sequence ATGAATGAGACGGATTTAAAAAAGCTTCTTGAAGAATTAGTGCAACAACCTCAAGAATCTGAGTGGATAGAGTTTAAGCATAATTTTCATTCTCCAGAAGAAATTGGCGAGCGAATTTCTGCATTGTCAAATAGTGCTTGCATCCTAAATAAAGAATTTGGTTATTTAGTTTTCGGTATAGAAAATAATACTCACAAAATTTTAGGCACTACTTTCAAGGCAAAATCCCACAAAGCAAAGGGAAATGAAGAGCTTGAAATGTGGTTGGCTACAAGGCTTAATCCTCGAATTGATTTTCAGATTTATGAGTTTGATTACGATAATAAACATATTTCTTTTTTTGTAATACCTGCCGCCAAAACACAACCTGTAGAGTTTTTACATCAAGCGTACATAAGAGTAGGCAGTTTTACTAAAAAATTAAATGAGTTTGCTGATAAACAAGCAAAAATTTGGAGAAATACTGGCAAACCATACGAGTTAGAAATTGCACAAGACGGATTAAGCATTTCAGATGTTATTAAATTATTAAGCACGGAAACCTATTTCGATCTTTTAAAAATTCCTTATCCATCAGACCAAAAAGGCGTAATTGAAAAGTTGATGGATGACAATATAATTGTTAAAATTCACTCGAAGTATGCTATTACTAATTTAGGAGCTTTATTATTTGCGAAAGAATTAAAAGATTTCGAATCTGTTGAGCGAAAGTCTGTAAGAGTTATTGTTTACAAAGGAACCAATAAAGTAGAAACCGAAAGAGAGCAAATAGGCGCTAAAGGATATGCACTCGGCTTTGAAGGTTTGGTAACTTGGATTAATGGACAATTGCCTGCAAATGAAGAAATTGGAAAAGCACTTAGAACCGAATCCAGAATGTATCCAGAAATAGCCATTCGTGAATTAGTCGGAAACTTATTAATCCATCAAGATCTTAATAGCAAAGGCTTTCCAATGATTGAAATATTTAAAGACCGTATCGAATTTACAAACCCAGGAGAACCCATTGTAAATCCAGACCGTTTTATTGATGCGTATAATTCTAGAAACGATAAATTAGCAGACTTAATGCGAAGAATGGGTTTCTGCGAAGAATGGGTTTCTGCGAAGAAAAAGGCTCTGGTATGGATAAAGTTTTTTTCTACAACGAATTGTATCAATTGCCACCTATTAGCGTATTGGTGGTAG
- a CDS encoding restriction endonuclease subunit S, protein MKQNTTYKQTELGLIPEDWEVKKLGKVGEIDKKSLNSNTDKEYEFDYISLSDVDSDQFSIKTSKQKFKNAPSRARRIVKKGDVLLSTVRPNLEGFTIIRDEVKDLIASTGFAVITSKNELHNEYLFNFLFSNIIKRQFHKLLVGSNYPAINSSDVKNLKIPLPPLLEQKKIADCLSTWDCAIEKQSQLINALTQRKKALMQQLLTGKKRLPRFEGKWNLNSINDLFIFKNGKAHENDIDENGKYILVNSKFISTDGEISKKTNSNLAPLEVNDLVFVMSDVPNGKALAKFCLIKEDNLYTLNQRIGLLKIKKGNPIFMYYLLNRNSYFLMFDNGVGQTNLRKDDILDCPLNIPSLSEQTAIAEILATADRELQLQKEKLAQLQQQKKGLMQVLLTGKKRLIN, encoded by the coding sequence ATGAAACAAAACACTACATACAAACAAACAGAACTCGGACTTATCCCAGAAGATTGGGAAGTGAAGAAGTTGGGGAAAGTAGGAGAAATTGATAAAAAAAGTTTAAACTCTAATACTGATAAAGAATATGAATTTGATTATATTTCATTGTCGGATGTTGATTCTGACCAATTTTCAATAAAAACAAGTAAGCAGAAATTTAAAAATGCACCATCAAGAGCAAGAAGAATTGTAAAAAAAGGAGATGTACTTTTATCTACTGTTAGACCAAACCTAGAAGGCTTTACAATCATTAGAGATGAAGTAAAAGATTTAATTGCTTCTACTGGTTTTGCAGTAATTACATCCAAAAATGAACTTCATAATGAATATTTATTTAATTTTTTATTTAGTAATATTATTAAAAGACAATTTCATAAATTATTAGTTGGTTCTAATTACCCAGCAATCAATTCAAGTGATGTTAAAAACCTCAAAATCCCACTTCCACCATTATTAGAGCAAAAGAAAATAGCAGATTGCCTTTCTACTTGGGACTGTGCCATAGAAAAACAAAGCCAATTAATAAACGCACTTACCCAACGTAAAAAAGCCCTTATGCAACAACTCCTTACTGGCAAAAAACGTTTGCCTCGGTTTGAAGGAAAATGGAATCTAAATTCTATTAATGATTTGTTTATTTTTAAAAATGGTAAAGCACATGAAAATGATATTGATGAAAATGGAAAATACATTTTGGTAAATTCAAAGTTTATATCAACCGACGGAGAAATTTCAAAAAAAACCAATAGTAATTTAGCTCCATTGGAAGTTAATGATTTGGTTTTTGTAATGAGCGATGTTCCTAATGGAAAAGCTTTGGCAAAGTTTTGTTTAATTAAAGAAGATAATTTATATACATTAAATCAAAGGATTGGTTTATTAAAAATAAAAAAAGGAAATCCTATTTTTATGTATTATCTTCTCAATAGAAATTCGTATTTTTTAATGTTTGATAATGGAGTTGGACAGACAAATTTAAGAAAAGATGATATACTAGACTGCCCTTTAAATATCCCTTCCCTTTCAGAACAAACCGCCATTGCAGAAATATTAGCTACCGCAGATAGAGAACTGCAACTGCAAAAAGAAAAACTTGCCCAATTGCAACAACAGAAAAAAGGCTTAATGCAGGTTTTGCTTACTGGAAAGAAGAGATTAATCAATTAA